The genome window AATACCCAACCATGTGTATTGTGCACCTTAAAAACTGTGAAAAGGGGTTACTGGGCGACTATGTGATGCtacaaactattaaaaatggtGGCATGTTGTTGACTTTGGTATTTCATTATCTAATGATGGTAACATGCAAGCAGTTTCACGTGACTCTGCAGAGAGGCATCAAAGTAGATTGAGCACAAAGGTTATCTGGACTGATGAATGGCAAAGTACACATTACCTTTGCTGTCCAAGTGCCCACAATAACAAACCTAAGTTCTAGTTTTATGATCTGTGATCGGGATCTCTGCATCTGAATATGCTAGTTCTCTACTACACAGTATGTGAACAACAGCAGTCAACACCAGAAGAGTAGTATGTCTGAATAcacagtataaaaataataaataaataaacagtaggcGAAAAGTATCCGAATTACACTTTTAACGGTTGTGAAATAAGTTCTTGGTCAAAAGCACGCTAATATACCTACTCTGGTTGTACTCTGGTCCTGGATTTCCTTCTCTGTGTGATTATAAAATTAAGTTGAACAAATGGGAGAAGGTCGGAATTCGCGTGACCTACATTAGTGGTTAAGGAGTGGGTGATTTCTATTCCTATATGGTTTAAATAATTTTGGGAAAAGAACATTTACAAAACGCACTGGTTTTATATTAGATGTATTACGGGAATAGGAGGATGGCCATTTGCTTGTTGTTTCCTGGCTCAAGTCTAGATCAGATTGCCTGAGAGACAACAGTTCATCGGAGGTTTAACCGCAGCGTTGATCAGGTAGTCTGTGTGTTGCGTTACATGTAACCTACATGAAGCTCGCAAGTAGGattgtcattaaatatatattcaatatatagcCTATCATTTATTTGACATCTGCTATCTATCACATACAACACATAAGAAAGTCAAAGTCGAAGATTTCGAACGAGTGGCAAAAGATATTCAAGAATACGTTTAAAACTGCATGAAGCCGTGGTAAATAATTGTGATGATGCATCAGTAGACGCGTTTCCATTGCAGATTTGCGCAAAACTTcgataaaaaaaagtattgcgAAATGACGGCGTTTCCTTTAACCAATGTTATGCGGCTAAAACGTAAGCTTTTGACTCTTGCGATATGTCATGGCAACCGATTTTGGTTATATTTATTAAAGGACGCGTATGCACTATGCAAGTATCTTTACAGAAGCAGCACAGATAGCTGCTTCAGAAACGTGCGTGGCGCggctaaaataaaaacaagcattgacgatttttatttttaattcgcAATTTCAATTTGCACAATTTGAAGGGTAACGTTAGGCTACTAATGAAAACGCGCCTactgtttaattttattataattacaagCTAGGCCTTTTTATGCAAATAGTGGGATATTGCATAAAAAAGTTGAATGGATGCCAAGTTGTccataaattctaaaaatgcgCATGAAAAATTGAGTACGTTTTTATCCCAAAAAAATTGGGGTAAACTAATATTGAAATAGGCTAAAGTTACATCTATGCGCAGCAAAAACTCTTGTGCCTTAACAGATGGTGTGACTGGATAAACTGGACTAACAGCGCCAGTCTTATCTCGAATATTGTTTAGTCATACTGAAGTGCCTGAGCCGACCTGTCATCAAAATGATTTGGTAAAATTGCCACACAGAGCTGTCTCACACGATTGTATTACAAAACGTAAGCTATATTATCCAACGTACAAATTTGCATGGAAGCATAGCTACTGTGAAGGAAGGTGACAGCAGGGTGATGGtcttttatttttcaatgcttctttatttaattttttgcaaaTATATTATCAGCCAAGTGTAACTGCTTGAGCTAATTATAACTCGGATCATTACTCAGTATACAACACATTGCAGTCCATTAAACATGGACCGCAATGGTTTTGGTTTTTAATAAAACCAAAGATAAGATCACAAATCAACAGATGCATAAGTATATTGGATAAGGCATTCATTAACTATAGATGTTTGCTCTAACTGTATAtagattttcacacacaaaacaaaaaaacaaatatcctCATGTGACTGTATTCCTCATGACTATATTAAGgctttgccactgatgattcaaatgcgagttttgagcagtgtagagtagagcttgttgtttattgtttctctgatcacaaatgcagacaaaaAACTACGAGTCTCAGAAAGACGGGATAGAGGAAAAACAATAATGTCCAGtctgtggaaaatgttttttttttttaacctaaaaccgCACATACACAAATAATTACGCCTAATACACAAAACAATATTCTTTtttgcaacatcatatgacccctttcagGTGAGTCGGTGAGTTCTTGACTCAAGAATTGCTTGGGTAGATTCTTAAACAACTCGTTTAAACTTAACCAACTCAGTGAACTAATTCTAAAGATCCGACATCGATATCACTGGCATCAATTTGTGTTTGTCAGATGGCACTTTCAGGATGGATTTGTGTGGTGACTGGGGCTTCCAGAGGAATTGGAAGAGGTATTGCCCTTCAGTTATCTGAGGCTGGTGCTACAGTGTACATCACTGGTCGACAGGACAAAACTCTGAAGCAGACAGCAGCAGAGGTGTGGAAACTGATTGTGTCGGTAATAGCCCTCAACTTGTAGGAGGTGATACTGGTTTCATGCCTCTTTTATTTTCATGATGACAGGTGACAGAGAGAGGTGGCCGGTGTCTCCCAGTGGTCTGTGACTCATCTAAAGAGGATGAAATCAAGGAACTGTTTGATCGTGTCCAGCGTGAGCAAAATGGTAGACTTGACTTGTTGGTGAATAACGCCTATGCAGGTGTACAGGTCAGTCACAGCTAACtatgaaacaaaaacagttttttctgcatttttaatttaaatgatttatatttttgaaagtttCATAAAATACCTGTTTTACTATTGTTGTGTTATGCCTTTGTGTTAGATTATCATGGACAACTTGAACAAGAAATTCTGGGAGGTGGATCCAGATATTTGGGACACAATCAACAACACTGGACTCAGGTACAGTACAAATCTGGAGGTGACTCCAAATGAAAATATTCATAGTAATTATCTTATACCTTTCAGAGCCATTCCAGAGATCATGGTCACTGTTTTTACAGGGGTCACTATTTCTGCTCAGTGTATGCTGCTCGGATGATGGTTGCTCAGGGCAAAGGCTTGATTGTGTTCATATCATCCATGGGTGGTCTGCGCTATCTCTTCAATGTACCCTATGGGGTCGGCAAAGCTGCAGTGAGTCCATGCACACAGCATTATAAATTCTATATTTGAAGTCATTTTCAGTATATCATTTCAGATGCACAGAATTCAACATCCATTATTTCTGTTTGTAAACTATTCCTTCATTATTCTCATAGCATGTATGctccacttttttattttagtgtgacCGAATGGCAGCAGACATGGCAATTGAGCTGAAGAAGAAAGGTGTGGTTTCTGTAAGCCTCTGGCCAGGGGCAGTTCAGACAGAGTTAATCAATCAGTATATGTCTCATGGCGAGGGTCCTCAGGGAATTGATCCTAAagtaagactttttttatttgtcgCATGCAGTCCTCAATTATCATTGCTTTTTAAGTTAAtggaaaacaataaaacacatctTCCTAAATATTTAAATCTGTTTTCTCAGTtaaaggaggtgttcagtaagggTGAGACGACAGAGTTTAGTGGACGATGCATAGTTGAGCTGACCAAAGGTTGGATTTTTTAAAGACTGAATCAGTAGTTCATGTTTATATGGTTATGAATTACCATGAAAGTAATTGGTGAGAAATGAAGTGTTTGGAGGCTCTTACTGACATGTTACTTTCTGCTTCTTGTTGACAAACAGATAAAAGTCTGATGTCAATGACTGGGCAAGTGTTGATGACCTGTGATCTTGCTTACCGCTATGGACTCAAGGATGTTGATGGTACGGTGACAAATGTTTATGCTGGAGTGATAGTGTTTTtagttaaaataatgaataaaattaaatccaACACAGGGGTTTTATGTGTTTCTTGTTGTTTCAGGTCGCAGTGTAGTGGACTACACCTCTCTGAAGTTCCTCATTTCCCAGATACCCTATGTGTCCTGGCTGTCCGTATTCACTCCTTCATTTATCAGAGTGCCTCGTTCCATTCTGAGTCTTGGCAGTGGCAAATTCTAACATATCTCAGTAAAAAGACAGTGCCTATTATTTTGCCATcttgtcatttttcaaaaaataattttattctaaaattatTGCAGTGTCCATCTTTAAAAATGAGCAAACTGAATATACTCATTTAACTTGAAAGGGAACAATTAACCCTGCTCTAGATGAATGTATACTTACTAAATGAGTATTGTAATAAATACTGATATTTTTCAAGTCTTTTGTGTTGTATTCTTGATAGACTGATATGTCACTCttaaatacttgattctgattagtCAAACGCCCAAGAAACACTACACAATTGCCCACTCATCTAGCAAAACTTAAACAGTTGGTTCTCATGTTTTGTATCTGCAGTCTCTTCAAGTACACAATTTAAAGTACTTTCACTCAAGTCAGTATTTCATGTGCACTGTTAAATAGCCATGTAATAAGTCTATCATTAGCACAAAACACACAATATCCAGTTTTCCTGGACATTCTTTCTTCTCATATTAAAAATGGTTCATTTCAGATCAATAGTGAAGgtatattaattaaattgtttGGTAGCCATGTATAATGCAGGATAATATACAGTCAAAATAAACCCTAATAGGATTATCAGGACCCTTATGCAAAGTGAATGACTTTTGTATCACCCTGAAGGAGTTTAACTAATTTGTAGATTCAATGAATTGCTGTTTCCTAAATCAGAACATTCATAAAGTTACCTTTGACATGTCTGATCAAAGAATATTGACATGCATCCTTATCTGCAGACTCCTGTAACTTCTCATGTGGCACAATTCACATGGTAATCACATCCCAGATGGGAAGTGCATCCACGGGGCCAAGTTTCAGCTGTGCTCCTCCTCCCATCTCTCTCCTTCCCGGATTGGACCTGCACGACCACGGCACCGTCATTGCACGAGAAAGAGGGGGCTGGTCCGAGAGTT of Carassius gibelio isolate Cgi1373 ecotype wild population from Czech Republic chromosome A2, carGib1.2-hapl.c, whole genome shotgun sequence contains these proteins:
- the LOC127933360 gene encoding dehydrogenase/reductase SDR family member 1, translated to MLVLYYTMALSGWICVVTGASRGIGRGIALQLSEAGATVYITGRQDKTLKQTAAEVTERGGRCLPVVCDSSKEDEIKELFDRVQREQNGRLDLLVNNAYAGVQIIMDNLNKKFWEVDPDIWDTINNTGLRGHYFCSVYAARMMVAQGKGLIVFISSMGGLRYLFNVPYGVGKAACDRMAADMAIELKKKGVVSVSLWPGAVQTELINQYMSHGEGPQGIDPKLKEVFSKGETTEFSGRCIVELTKDKSLMSMTGQVLMTCDLAYRYGLKDVDGRSVVDYTSLKFLISQIPYVSWLSVFTPSFIRVPRSILSLGSGKF